One genomic segment of Amycolatopsis granulosa includes these proteins:
- a CDS encoding helix-turn-helix domain-containing protein, producing the protein MTGAEWAVRRPHPELRPLITRYIGYTQAGGTLPTHRGLPSRHVTLVVSLTEPLHFTGLPLPGQRPIRVSAALGGLHTAPALIAQQGFQSGVQVEIDPLAVPALFGVPAAELGNQVVDLAGLGPAHLPERLAAAPDWEHRFRVLDDVFRRARADRGPAGPATGITWAWRRLAAAGGLIRVEDLAAEIGWSRRHFTERFRRELGLPPKQAARVLRFDRAAARLRRGPADLATLAAECGFYDQAHLSNEWRALAGCSPRTWIAEELPFLQGAGATVDADSGA; encoded by the coding sequence ATGACCGGCGCGGAGTGGGCCGTCCGCCGGCCGCATCCCGAGTTGCGGCCGCTGATCACCCGCTACATCGGTTACACCCAGGCCGGCGGGACACTCCCGACGCACCGCGGGTTGCCCTCGCGGCACGTCACGCTCGTCGTCAGCCTCACCGAGCCGTTGCACTTCACCGGACTGCCCCTGCCCGGGCAGCGGCCCATCCGGGTCAGCGCCGCGCTCGGGGGCCTGCACACCGCGCCCGCGCTGATCGCGCAGCAGGGGTTCCAGTCCGGCGTGCAGGTCGAGATCGATCCGCTCGCCGTGCCCGCCCTGTTCGGGGTTCCGGCCGCCGAGCTCGGCAACCAGGTCGTCGACCTCGCCGGGCTGGGGCCGGCACACCTGCCCGAACGACTCGCGGCGGCACCGGACTGGGAGCACCGCTTCCGGGTTCTCGACGACGTGTTCCGCCGGGCCCGGGCGGACCGCGGACCGGCCGGACCGGCCACGGGGATCACCTGGGCCTGGCGCCGCCTGGCCGCGGCCGGCGGCCTGATCCGCGTCGAGGACCTCGCCGCGGAGATCGGCTGGAGCCGCCGCCACTTCACCGAACGCTTCCGCCGCGAGCTGGGCCTGCCGCCCAAACAGGCGGCCCGCGTGCTCCGCTTCGACCGCGCCGCGGCGAGACTCCGGCGCGGACCCGCCGACCTCGCCACGCTCGCCGCCGAGTGCGGGTTCTACGACCAGGCCCACCTGTCCAACGAGTGGCGCGCTCTCGCCGGCTGCTCGCCCCGCACCTGGATCGCCGAGGAGCTCCCGTTCCTCCAAGGCGCCGGCGCCACGGTGGACGCGGACTCGGGAGCATGA
- a CDS encoding Uma2 family endonuclease yields MSTAFAGSAMAWERLLDTWRELRVPEGWRPELTAEGIQMTPPPGGKHNLIADLVDDALRRVRPAGCGIFQTLGVGIHATGSIYVPDLCVVPRDAVPDDSDPVLAEHVLLAVEITSPSNGDHDRKKKKWAYAHGGIPQYLLIDAFDEDGPAVSLFTEPVQGVYSRTVRVPFGQPAEIGEPFGIRVETAGF; encoded by the coding sequence ATGAGCACCGCTTTCGCGGGTTCGGCGATGGCCTGGGAACGGCTGCTGGACACCTGGCGGGAACTCCGGGTGCCGGAGGGCTGGCGCCCGGAGCTCACTGCCGAGGGGATTCAGATGACGCCGCCACCTGGGGGAAAGCACAACCTGATCGCGGATCTGGTGGACGATGCACTACGCCGGGTTCGCCCTGCGGGGTGTGGGATCTTCCAGACGCTGGGTGTCGGTATCCACGCGACTGGAAGCATCTACGTGCCGGACCTCTGCGTCGTTCCGCGGGATGCCGTCCCGGACGACTCCGATCCCGTCCTGGCCGAGCACGTGCTTCTGGCCGTCGAGATCACCTCACCCAGCAACGGCGACCACGACCGGAAGAAAAAGAAGTGGGCCTACGCCCACGGTGGCATCCCGCAGTACCTGTTGATCGACGCCTTCGACGAGGACGGTCCGGCCGTCTCGCTGTTCACCGAGCCGGTCCAGGGTGTCTACAGCCGCACCGTGCGGGTCCCGTTCGGGCAGCCCGCCGAGATCGGTGAGCCGTTCGGAATCCGCGTGGAGACCGCCGGGTTCTGA